The Geitlerinema sp. PCC 9228 genomic interval TTTTTCCACGCCATCTTTTTTAGCATTGGTGATGTTCCCCTGGTGGTTTTGTGGTTAATTGGCGGTGCCATCTTTTTCACCTTACGGACCAACTTTGTCAGCATACGCGCCTTTCGCCATGCCATCGACATCGTACGGGGAAAATACGACAGCCCCGAAGAAGAAGGGGAAGTATCCCACTTCCAGGCACTCGCTACAGCCCTTTCTGCCACCGTCGGATTGGGCAACATTGCTGGGGTGGCGATCGCGATTACTCTCGGTGGTCCGGGAGCAGTTTTCTGGATGACCGCGGCGGGTTTGCTGGGTATGAGCAGCAAATTCGTTGAATGCACCCTAGCGCAAAAATACCGCACCATCAAACCCGACGGCACGGTAGCTGGTGGTCCCATGTACTACCTCGATCGCGGTTTGGCGGAACTGGGCAAAGCTCAATTAGGCAAAGTCCTCGCTGCCGCCTTTTCCCTATTTGCGATCGCTGCGGCCTTGGGCAGTGCCAGCATGTTTCAAGCCAACCAATCCTACAGCGCCATTGCCAGCGTTATGCCCCAGCTACCGGGATGGCTGTACGGTGCCGTGGTTGCCCTATTGGTCGCCCTGGTAATTTTAGGGGGGATCCAACGCATCGGTCGGGTAGCCGGTACCCTGGTGCCTGCCATGTGTGGAATTTATGTATTGGCTGCTTTGTGGGTATTGCTGCTTAACTTCCAAGAAATTCCTCAAGCCGCCACCACCATCGTCACCGATGCCTTTTCCCTGGATGCTGCCGGCGGTGGCTTTGTGGGTGCTTTGGTGCAGGGATTGCGCCGTTCTGCTTTCTCCAACGAAGCTGGCGTGGGGTCGGCCGCGATCGCCCATTCTGCCGCCAAAACCAAAGAACCCATCCGCGAAGGTTTGGTTGCCCTGCTGGAACCGTTTATCGACACGGTAATTATTTGCAACCTAACTGCCTTGGTAATTTTGACCACGGGGGTTCATGAAAGTACCGATTCTTCTGCTATTGGCGGCGCGCAATTGACAGCAGCTGCATTTGGCGCTGCTATTGATTGGTTCCCCAATGTTTTGGCGGTTGCCGTGTTGGTGTTTGCTTTCTCCACCATGATTTCCTGGGGATACTACGGAGAACGTAGTTGGAGTTATTTATTCGGCGATCGCAGTTTGGTGGTTTACCGGGTGTTATTTGTTTTTGGTGTTTTTGTAGGTGCGGTGGTCAACGCCAGTTCGGTCTTGAAACTGAGCGACGGCATGCTGTATGCCATGTCGTTTCCCAACTTAATCGGTGCCTATTTTCTCAGCAACAGCGTTGTGCGAGACTTGGATAGTTACATGCTACGCTTGCAAGCTAAGAAACTGGCCATTCGCAAAGCCGATCTTTTAACCTGAAAGTAGAATTTTGAACGCGAGGAGGAGCTAGATATGAGTATTACCTATAAAGTTTCCGATATGGCTTGTTCTGCCTGTGCCGAAAACATTACCAAAGCCATTCAAAGCATCGATGCTGGGGCTAGAGTTAATGCCGACCCGGAAAGCAAATTGGTGCAAGTAGAAACCCAACAGCCAGACGCTCAAGTGCAAGAAGCAATCGCCAAAGCCGGCTATACACCAACACCAGCTTAGGGGATTTGGGTGGATCGGCAACTGCTGGGTCCGAGTCCGCAGGGGAAGATCCCCGTTTTTGACCGGCGATCGAAATCACAGAACTTCCTGTTCGGCGATCGCACGTACATGCTGAAAAATTGGGGATAGTAGAACTGTAGCCTTATTCCTTCCTACAGCCATGCTTCCCCAAGTTCAACCCCTCCCCGGTGCTATTTCCGAAATTCTCGCCTCCGCCAGCCGCAACGGTTGCCTAACCAAAGCCGATCGCTACGGACTTATGGCTGCCATTCTCGAAGAATCTTTGAGCGAAGAAGAAATGCGTGCCATCAACCGGCTGTTACGCGCGGTCAATCGCGGTTGGATCCGGGTTACCAACGATTCCCACTCGCAAGTTGCCTGAATTGCTGCGGTTAAAACAGGAAATGGGAAGCGATGGGAAGAGATGTTAACCAATTTCTACGGTATTGTTAGAAGCAACAAAACGATCGGCACCCGGCCGTTCGCTTTGGGAGATCGTGCGAATGGGGGATTCAATGGTTAATTGGGCGCGATCGCAGGCTTGTTTGAGGGCAAGAATGGCTTCTGTTTGAGTACGCCGTACCTGGGCAATTTCGGGGAAGGTCCAGTAGCGGATGGTCAAATCTACAAAACCACTGCTAAAACTGGTGACATCAATTTCTGGTTCGGGGTCAGTTAAAATGCCTTCGACTTCAGCGATCGCGTTTAACAGGATTTCTTTGGTGCTTTCAAAAGGTAAGCTGGTATCCACCCCAATAGCTAAATCAATGCGGCGGTTAGGCAAAGCTGTTAGAACGCGCACGGGATTGGTGAGCAAGATAGAATTGGGCATGACCACAATTTCACCGGCGTAGGTTTGAATTTGCGTCGAACGCAATGCCACTTCCACCACTGCCCCTTCGTAGTCAGCCACCGCAATCCGATCGCCAATGCGAAACGGTTCTTGCAATAAGAGGAAAATGCCTGCCAGAAAGTTTTTAAAAATATCTTGAAAAGCAAAACCAAAAGCTACCGACCCCAGCCCCAGCAAACCCACCAAATCTCCCAAACGCAAATCGGGGAACAGAAAAACGCTTGCCAGCAGCAACCCCATTCCCCAAACCGAAATATGGGTGACTTGTAAGGCAAACACTTGTAAGGAATTGTTGCGAACGGTATGTTTGGCGGTTTTTTGCACAACCTTACCGGCAAATTGGGCAACATGGCGAGTTAAAATAACCACAATCGTCGCCATGAGAATACTTGGCAAATATTGAATGAGGGTTCCCAGCAATTTTAAAAAGCTAGCTTGAATTTCCACGAGCAACGCTTCCATAAACCTATCTTGAAAAAATACAATCGGAGAGTCTAACGCCCCAAATGTTTAAAAAAACAACAAATATAGCGTTTTCAGTGAAATGGTGAATAATCGTGAATGCTGCCAGAGTGAGGGCGAATGCCGTTGTCTCCTACTTATCGTTCAATTGTAAAAATCTTGTAAAAAAAGTGCTGCTAGCTGGACAACTTTCCCTACGGAATGGCTATGATTTGATTGTTTTTATTGTAGGCGATCGGATGGGGAGGCGATCGCTACCCAAAGACAATCCAGAAAGCCAGCCTGCGGGGATGGGGTTTTCCTCGTACAACCTTCCTTCCCACAGGCAACAGTGGGGCTATCGTCAAAACAAAACACGGGGTGCTAAAATCAGCAGGCGAGGTGTTGCCAAGATCTTGAGGAAACGGCTTGCCCCCGTTTGCCCTTTTGTGTCCCTTCGCGATCGCCACCCTCGTTGCCTGGTATGATTTTTATACTCATTATTTTCTTTTCCTTTTTTAATATTTTGTTTTTGCTAGGAAACCAACCATGAGCGTAATAGACAGCCGCCAATTTGCTCCCATCGCTTCCCGTGCCCTCAAGCTGACTGGGATTTTGTTAATTTTATCGGCCATTGTCGATTTTTTGGTCCTGCCCATTCCCTATCAATTTCTCGACCGGGGATGGCGCATTAATGTTGTCACCCAGACAGTCGAAAGGGGTATTATTCCCATGATTGGCATTGCCTTGTTGCTACTAGGTTTTTGGGTGGCGGATGTTTATATGGGCAAGCCCAAACCCGTCAAAAAATATCAGGATTTGCGGACTTGGGCGCTTATCCTGTCAAGTTTATTAGGGTTAGTATATTTACTGTACGTACCCATGTTTCTCAACGACGTACGCATCCAGAACAAGCGTACGATTCAACAAATCGAACAGCAATCCCAGCAAGCGGAAGAACAATTGGGGAGCGAGGAATTCTCCCAACGCTTGGAACAGCAACAAAGTCAGGTCAGACAGCAGATTCAAAACCTCTTGCAAAGCGAAGAAAACTTCCAGCAAGCCCTGGAAAATGTTCCCCAAGAGCAAGCACAAAGATTGCAAGAGTTTAAAGAAAATCCCAATGCTCTAGACCAATTTTTGCAACAGCAAGCCGATAATTTCCGCAATCGCAATTTAACGCAAATCCGCGAACGGGAGCAGGAACTAAAACAAGAAAATAATACGGAGGCGTTAAAAAATTCTATTCGGATTGGATTTAGCTCTCTCTTGCTTGCGATCGCGTATATTATGGTCGGTTGGTTGGGGTTAAAGAGCGTCAAAAGTGCCCCCGGTGCATCTGCACGTACAGCTGATTCTAAATAATGAATGCTCGATCCTGTAACAGCGGCAGGATCGAAATTTCGTTGAATTCAATCCGGGGAAGAGCTTCGCCTATGGATGCCATGTTTTCCATTTACATTCTTACTTACAACGAAGAAATTGATATCGCCGATTGCATCGAATCGGCCATGCTCAGCGACGATGTAATTGTGGTAGATTCCTTTAGCAGCGATCGCACCGTCGAGATAGCCCAGCAATATCCCGTACGCCTGGTACAGCATGCCTTTGAAAGCCACGGCAAACAGCGGACCTGGATGCTGCAAGCAGTACCAGCCAAGCATGAGTGGGTTTACATTCTCGAAGCCGACGAACGCATGACGCCAGAACTGTTTCGGGAATGCCAGCAAGCCATTCAAACCAACGAATGCGTGGGATACTACGTCGCCGAACGGGTAATGTTCATGAACCGCTGGATTCGCCATGCCACCCAGTATCCCCGCTACCAACTGCGGTTGCTGCGTCCGGATCAAGTTTTCTTTACCGACTACGGACACACGGAACGGGAAGTTTGTCAAGGACCCACGAGCTTCTTGCAAAATACCTATCCGCACTATACCTGTAGCAAAGGCATGAGTCGCTGGATTGAAAAACACAACCGTTACTCCACCGACGAAGCCAAAGAAACCATCAGACAACTCGAAAGTGGTAAAGTCAGCTGGCGGCAAATTTTCTTGGGAAAAACCGAAGTAGAACGGCGGCGTGCCTTGAAAGACCTTTCCCTGCGTACGCCTTTGCGACCGTTGGTGCGCTTTTTCTACATGTATTTTCTACTCGGAGGCATTCTCGATGGCTATCCCGGATTTACTTGGTGCGTTTTGCAGGCATTTTATGAGTTTTTAATCGTAGTGAAAGTTTGGGAACTCAGACACGCCTCCCCCAAAAGCGATCGAGTAGCACAACCAGAAACCCCTACCCAAGTATAGAAACTCCCAGTGCGATCTAAAATACATAATATCGGCAGTGGTGCGAGCGGCAGGCAAAATAGAATCATTTCCCAGAAAAAATTGTAATATTTATTTACAATAAATTCAGAAACCACCTCAAAATGAGGATCCAGTTTATACAGAAAGGAGAGTAGGTTTGCCGTGCTACAACGCTTCATGGAAGATCTCAAAAACGACCTCATAGCCGGTCTTCTCACAATTGTTCCCCTAGCCACCACCATCTGGATTAGCGTTACGATGGCAAGGTGGGCCATCGATGCCCTAACCAGCATTCCCAAGCAGCTCAATCCCTTTGAGGGATTGGATCCGTTGCTGGTGAGCTTGTTGAACTTGTTGGTGGGGATTCTCGTACCGCTAACGCTCATCCTGTTGATTGGTTTGATGGCACGCAATATCGTGGGGCGTTGGTTGTTGGATGTTAGCG includes:
- a CDS encoding alanine/glycine:cation symporter family protein; its protein translation is MRKNFIYIFLFLGLPIVFLASNPSITEYFIRGIDAIFSQLVSLFFHAIFFSIGDVPLVVLWLIGGAIFFTLRTNFVSIRAFRHAIDIVRGKYDSPEEEGEVSHFQALATALSATVGLGNIAGVAIAITLGGPGAVFWMTAAGLLGMSSKFVECTLAQKYRTIKPDGTVAGGPMYYLDRGLAELGKAQLGKVLAAAFSLFAIAAALGSASMFQANQSYSAIASVMPQLPGWLYGAVVALLVALVILGGIQRIGRVAGTLVPAMCGIYVLAALWVLLLNFQEIPQAATTIVTDAFSLDAAGGGFVGALVQGLRRSAFSNEAGVGSAAIAHSAAKTKEPIREGLVALLEPFIDTVIICNLTALVILTTGVHESTDSSAIGGAQLTAAAFGAAIDWFPNVLAVAVLVFAFSTMISWGYYGERSWSYLFGDRSLVVYRVLFVFGVFVGAVVNASSVLKLSDGMLYAMSFPNLIGAYFLSNSVVRDLDSYMLRLQAKKLAIRKADLLT
- a CDS encoding heavy-metal-associated domain-containing protein, with product MSITYKVSDMACSACAENITKAIQSIDAGARVNADPESKLVQVETQQPDAQVQEAIAKAGYTPTPA
- a CDS encoding mechanosensitive ion channel family protein, which codes for MEALLVEIQASFLKLLGTLIQYLPSILMATIVVILTRHVAQFAGKVVQKTAKHTVRNNSLQVFALQVTHISVWGMGLLLASVFLFPDLRLGDLVGLLGLGSVAFGFAFQDIFKNFLAGIFLLLQEPFRIGDRIAVADYEGAVVEVALRSTQIQTYAGEIVVMPNSILLTNPVRVLTALPNRRIDLAIGVDTSLPFESTKEILLNAIAEVEGILTDPEPEIDVTSFSSGFVDLTIRYWTFPEIAQVRRTQTEAILALKQACDRAQLTIESPIRTISQSERPGADRFVASNNTVEIG
- a CDS encoding HpsJ family protein, translated to MSVIDSRQFAPIASRALKLTGILLILSAIVDFLVLPIPYQFLDRGWRINVVTQTVERGIIPMIGIALLLLGFWVADVYMGKPKPVKKYQDLRTWALILSSLLGLVYLLYVPMFLNDVRIQNKRTIQQIEQQSQQAEEQLGSEEFSQRLEQQQSQVRQQIQNLLQSEENFQQALENVPQEQAQRLQEFKENPNALDQFLQQQADNFRNRNLTQIREREQELKQENNTEALKNSIRIGFSSLLLAIAYIMVGWLGLKSVKSAPGASARTADSK
- a CDS encoding glycosyltransferase family 2 protein; its protein translation is MFSIYILTYNEEIDIADCIESAMLSDDVIVVDSFSSDRTVEIAQQYPVRLVQHAFESHGKQRTWMLQAVPAKHEWVYILEADERMTPELFRECQQAIQTNECVGYYVAERVMFMNRWIRHATQYPRYQLRLLRPDQVFFTDYGHTEREVCQGPTSFLQNTYPHYTCSKGMSRWIEKHNRYSTDEAKETIRQLESGKVSWRQIFLGKTEVERRRALKDLSLRTPLRPLVRFFYMYFLLGGILDGYPGFTWCVLQAFYEFLIVVKVWELRHASPKSDRVAQPETPTQV